From one Lolium rigidum isolate FL_2022 chromosome 4, APGP_CSIRO_Lrig_0.1, whole genome shotgun sequence genomic stretch:
- the LOC124647973 gene encoding uncharacterized protein LOC124647973 has protein sequence MAGASATGARKGGIKAYRKLRGYDRLDAADAQRRPPLATAELGAGGAGAVAATTTAASRRRGWRVRRRGLGRRILRALSPRRWLVRLRDAYVNAMLRLASSAAVGYGSAPYCVAGADPFARPRPPKEYEDKVLVEMYRSILARGGVIPISADTSLVIGAARPPAPAPAAAVA, from the coding sequence ATGGCAGGCGCTTCGGCCACCGGCGCCCGCAAGGGCGGCATCAAGGCCTACCGGAAGCTCCGCGGCTACGAccgcctcgacgccgccgacGCGCAGCGCCGCCCGCCCCTCGCCACGGCCGAGCTCGGCGCTGGAGGCGCCGGGGCCGtggcagcgacgacgaccgctGCGAGCCGGCGCCGCGGGTGGCGCGTGCGCCGGCGCGGGCTCGGGCGGCGGATCCTGCGCGCGCTGTCGCCGCGGCGGTGGCTGGTGCGGCTCCGCGACGCGTACGTGAACGCCATGCTCCGGctggcctcctccgccgccgtcggctACGGCTCCGCGCCCTACTGCGTGGCCGGCGCCGACCCCTtcgcgcgcccgcgcccgcccaagGAGTACGAGGACAAGGTCCTCGTCGAGATGTACCGCTCCATCCTCGCGCGCGGCGGGGTCATCCCCATCTCCGCCGACACCTCGCTCGTCATCGGCGCCGCCCGGCCGCCGGCCCCGGCTCCGGCGGCCGCGGTGGCCTGA